The following is a genomic window from Streptomyces chrestomyceticus JCM 4735.
GTGTCGGCGACGCCTGCTCGTACGACGGGGGAGGATGGGAAAAGTGCTGATCGGACACGCTGTTCAGATGCAGGGCACGGGCCCGGAACTGGTGGAGCGGGAGCCCGCTCTCGCCACCCTGCGCGACCTCCTCGGCTCGCTGTCCCGCAGACGGGGCCAGACCGTCCTGGTGACGGGGCCCGCGGCGTCGGGCCGGTCCGCCCTGCTCCGGGCGTTCGCCGAGGAGGCCGCGGCGACCGGCGCTTCGGTCCTCACCTCGGCGGGCTCCCCCGCCGAAAGCAGGCTGCCGTTCGAGCTGGTCCACCAGTTGCTGCCGGGGTTGCGCCTGGCGGACGGCGCGCTGGACCACGCACCGTCCACGCAGTCGGCCGGCGCTTCCGGTGCCGACGCCGCACGCGCGGTGCACCGTACGGTGGCGCGGCTCGCCCGGACGGCGCCGGTCGTCCTGGTCGTCGACGATGTCCATCACAGCGACCGGGAGTCCCTCGACTGCCTGCTGTACGCCGTACGGAGGCTGGAGCGGGCGCCGGTCATGATCGTCGTCTCCGAGCCGGAGCAGCCGGTGCCGGGCGTTCCTTCGGTCAGTTCCGCGTTGATTCCGCACCGGAGCTGCACCCGATTGCGCATTGGTCCGCTGTCCGTGGACGGCATCCGGACGCTGGCCACCCACCGTGTCGGTGCTGTCCAGGCGCGGCGGCTGGCCCCTCGGTTGAAGCTTCTCACCGGGGGAAATCCGCTGCTGGTGCACGCCTTGCTCGATGACAGCGGCGACGACGGGTGTGCGTGCGGACAAACGGATGGGGTCGGGGACGACGGTGCGGGCGGGACCGGCTCCGGGGAGGTGGTCGGCTCCGGAGAGGCATGTGGCGGCACCCGTTTCCACGATGCCGTACTGACCTGCCTGGACCGTTGCGGTCCGGGCGCGGCGGACGTCGCGCGCGCACTGGCCCTGATCGACACACCGGCCACGGCACAGTTGATCGGCGAAGTCACCCGGATGACCACGGAGTCCGTCGGGCAGGCCGTCACGGCCCTGAGCACGAGCGGCGTCATCGAGAATTTCCGCTTCCGTCACCCGGGCGCCCGTTCCGCGGTACTGGCCTCGGTGCCCTACGAACGGCACCGCGCGCTGCGGTTGCGTGTGGCGGAACTGCTGCACCGGCGCGGTGCCCGCCCGGCCGAAGTCGCCCGGCATCTGCTGCGCTGCGGTGAGGTGGGCGCGCCCTGGGCCTGCCAGGTGCTGGAGGCCGCCGCGGAGGCGGCCATGGCCGACGACGACATCGACCATGCGGTGAACTGCCTGCGGCACGCCCATATGTCGGCCGTCGACACCGTCCGGCGGACGACGTCGCGGATCAAGATGGTGCAGGCCGAGTGGTGCCGTGATCCCGAGCTGTCGCAGCGGCACCTGAAGGACCTGATCGGCCAGGTCCGGCAGGGCGGTGTCGCCGAGGAGGCGCTGACGCCGCTGGTCAAGCAGGCGGTCTGGCACGGCGCTCCGGGCATCGCGGAGGAACTGCTCGACCGGCTGCGCCTCGGCACGGGCGCGGTCTGCCCGAGTGAGGCCGCCGAGCGGCAGTTCACGCACCTGTGGGCCGCCTCCGTCTACCCGTCCCTGCTCCGGACGGTGCCGCAGACGCCGGTGGGCCGGCGCCGGGACAGCGGGCCGCTGCTCGGCCGGATGGACCGGCCGCTGCGGGCGGCCGGGGCCCTGCTCGACGTACTGAAGCCGGGCGGTCACGACGCGGCGGTGGCCGACGCCGACCAGTTGCTGGAGACCGTGTATCCGGCCGGGCGGGAGCGGGAGGTCTTCCGGGTCGCCGTCCTGGCGCTGGAGACGCTGCTGTACGCGGGCCGGGCCGAGCGCGCGGCGCGGTGGAGCGAGCGGCTGCTGGACTCCAGCGGTGACAGTCAGGGCCGTACGTGGCTGGCGCTGCTCAGTTGGACGGCGGCCGAGGCGGCGCTGCGGCAGGGCGATCTGCCGACCGCCGCCGAACGGGCCCGGGAGGCGCTGAAGCTGATTCCGCAGGCCAGTTGGGGCGTGGCGGTCGGTCTGCCGCTGAGCTGCCTGGTGGCGGCGCAGACCGGGATGGGCGACTTCCCGGCAGCGGCGGAACAGCTCGCGCAGCCGGTGCCGGACGCGATGTTCCGTTCCCGGTACGGGCTGCACTACCTGTACGCGCGGGGCGGGCACGCCCTGGCCACCGGGCGGCCGGACGCCGCGCTGACGGACTTCCAGTTCTGCGGCGACCTGATGTGCGAGTGGGGCATCGACTCCCCCGGCCTGTTCCCGTGGCGGCTGGGCGCCGCCCGGGCGTGGCACGACAAGGGCCGTACGGAGCGGGCCAGGCGCCTGGTCAACGACCAGATGACACGGCTGGGGACGGACGGCTCGCGCACCCGGGGCGCGGCGCTGCGGCTGCTCGCCGCGGCCAGTCCCGTACGGCAGCGCAGGACGATGCTCCAGGAGTCGGCGGAGATCCTCCAGGCGTGCGGTGACCGGCTGGAGGCCGCGTACACGCTGGCCGACCTGAGCCGGGTGGAGTCCGAACTGCGCGAGCACCGCAGGGCGTGGGTGCTGGCGCGCAAGGCGCTGCAACTGGCCCGGGCGTGCGGGGCCGGGCCGCTGGCCGAGTCGCTGCTGCCGGGCGCCCGGCCGAAGGACGCGGTGCCGATGGCCGTCCCACCGGACGCCGCGGCCCTGACGCCCGGCGAGCGGCGGGTGGCGTCCCTGGCCGCCGACGGCTACACCAACCGGGAGATCGCGCAGCGCCTGTACATCACCGGCAGCACGGTCGAGCAGCATCTGACCAAGGTGTACCGCAAGCTGTCGATCCGCCGGCGGGACGAGCTGCCCACCGATCTGTGAGGTTGGGCCCCGCCGGGCGTAGGGGGCCCGGCGGGGCAAGACAGGGGGTCCGCCTCCCTGTAGGGGTACTGGGGGGCGCGGCCCGGTCAGTAGCTTCGGACCGGTGGTCACGTCGACAGGAGCGACAGTGCTGAACTCAGGGGAAACAGCCGCGGAGCCGGCTCGGAACGGCGCGGGCCGCACGCCCGCCGAGGTCTTGATGGGCCTGGTGTGGGGCAGCACGGCGTCCGCCGCGGTGACCGCGGCCGCCGCCCTCGGTGTCGCCGACCACCTGGCCGGCTCCCCGCAGAGCGGCGCGGAGGTGGCGGACCGGGCCGGTACGGACCCGGACGCCACCCGTCGTCTGCTGCGCGCCCTGGCGGCGCTGGGCCTGGTGACCGAGGCGGGCACGGACCGTTTCACGCTGACCGAGGTCGGCGCGCTGCTCCGCTCGGACGTCCCGGGCTCCTACCGGGCCGCGGCGAAGGTGTTCGGTGACGAGACCCTGTGGCAGGGGTCCCGGGGCATGGTGCACAGCGTGCGCACCGGGGAGCCCGCGCTGCCGCACTTCCTGGGCGCCGGTCTCTTCGACCACCTGCGGCGCGACGCCGGGGCGTACGCGGAGTTCAACGACGCGATGGGGCAGGCCAGCCGGACCGTCGTACCCGCTCTCGTCGGGCACGTCGACTTCACGCCGTTCCGCACGGTGGTGGACGTCGGGGGCGGCGACGGCACGCTGCTGGCCGGCGTGCTGCGGGCCCATCCGGGCGTGCGGGGCGTGGTGTTCGACACGGCGGAGGGCGCGGCCGACGCCGCGGCGACACTCGGTGCGGCCGGGGTCGCGGAGCGGGCCGAGATCCGTACCGGCGACTTCTTCGCGGGCGTACCGGCGGCGGGTGACCTGTATGTGCTGAAGAACATCCTGCACGACTGGGAGACGCCGGACTGCGTGCGCATTCTGACGCGCTGCCGGGAGGCGATCGCCCCGCAGGGCCGGCTGATGATCGTGGCGCAGGTGCTGCCCGACGTGGCGGCACCGGGGCAGCGGGTGCCGTCCCACCTCAACGACCTGACGATGCTGGTGAATCTGGGCGGCCGGGAGCGGACCGGCGCGGAGTACGGCGCCCTCCTGGAAGCGAGCGGCTTCGCGCTGGCCGGGATCGACGAGGTGCCCGGCTCCGGGGGCTTCTCCGTCATCCATGCGGTTCCCGGCCCCTCCCCCATTGACCGCTAGTCCACCACCGTCTTCGCCCAGCCGAGAGGGGTTCCGTGTCCAGTTCCGTTCCCGAGACCGCCGCGCCGTCCGCGGCCGGCACCGGCAGCACACCGTCCGACGTCGCCGACGGCGCGGCCATGTACACCAGGAAGGCGCTCCGGAAGTACGACGCGATCCTGCACGTCAACACGCGGTGGGTGTGGCGTTGCCACCACGACGAGATCCTGCGCCGCTACCAGGCCGCCGTCGGCGCGAAACACCTGGAGATCGGGGTGGGGTCCGGCGAGTGCCCGGACCGGGCGCGGTTCCCGGTGGCCGAGCCGGACCTCACGCTGCTCGATCTCAACCCGTACACGCTGGAGTTCGCGTCGGAGCGACTGGCCCGGTACGCACCGCGGGCCGTCCGGGCCGACGCCCTCGAACCGCTGGAGCGGGCGGGCGTGCCGGCCGGCGTGTTCGACTCGGTGGCGGTCAATCTGGTGCTGCACTGCGTGCCCG
Proteins encoded in this region:
- a CDS encoding helix-turn-helix transcriptional regulator, whose amino-acid sequence is MQGTGPELVEREPALATLRDLLGSLSRRRGQTVLVTGPAASGRSALLRAFAEEAAATGASVLTSAGSPAESRLPFELVHQLLPGLRLADGALDHAPSTQSAGASGADAARAVHRTVARLARTAPVVLVVDDVHHSDRESLDCLLYAVRRLERAPVMIVVSEPEQPVPGVPSVSSALIPHRSCTRLRIGPLSVDGIRTLATHRVGAVQARRLAPRLKLLTGGNPLLVHALLDDSGDDGCACGQTDGVGDDGAGGTGSGEVVGSGEACGGTRFHDAVLTCLDRCGPGAADVARALALIDTPATAQLIGEVTRMTTESVGQAVTALSTSGVIENFRFRHPGARSAVLASVPYERHRALRLRVAELLHRRGARPAEVARHLLRCGEVGAPWACQVLEAAAEAAMADDDIDHAVNCLRHAHMSAVDTVRRTTSRIKMVQAEWCRDPELSQRHLKDLIGQVRQGGVAEEALTPLVKQAVWHGAPGIAEELLDRLRLGTGAVCPSEAAERQFTHLWAASVYPSLLRTVPQTPVGRRRDSGPLLGRMDRPLRAAGALLDVLKPGGHDAAVADADQLLETVYPAGREREVFRVAVLALETLLYAGRAERAARWSERLLDSSGDSQGRTWLALLSWTAAEAALRQGDLPTAAERAREALKLIPQASWGVAVGLPLSCLVAAQTGMGDFPAAAEQLAQPVPDAMFRSRYGLHYLYARGGHALATGRPDAALTDFQFCGDLMCEWGIDSPGLFPWRLGAARAWHDKGRTERARRLVNDQMTRLGTDGSRTRGAALRLLAAASPVRQRRTMLQESAEILQACGDRLEAAYTLADLSRVESELREHRRAWVLARKALQLARACGAGPLAESLLPGARPKDAVPMAVPPDAAALTPGERRVASLAADGYTNREIAQRLYITGSTVEQHLTKVYRKLSIRRRDELPTDL
- a CDS encoding methyltransferase; this encodes MLNSGETAAEPARNGAGRTPAEVLMGLVWGSTASAAVTAAAALGVADHLAGSPQSGAEVADRAGTDPDATRRLLRALAALGLVTEAGTDRFTLTEVGALLRSDVPGSYRAAAKVFGDETLWQGSRGMVHSVRTGEPALPHFLGAGLFDHLRRDAGAYAEFNDAMGQASRTVVPALVGHVDFTPFRTVVDVGGGDGTLLAGVLRAHPGVRGVVFDTAEGAADAAATLGAAGVAERAEIRTGDFFAGVPAAGDLYVLKNILHDWETPDCVRILTRCREAIAPQGRLMIVAQVLPDVAAPGQRVPSHLNDLTMLVNLGGRERTGAEYGALLEASGFALAGIDEVPGSGGFSVIHAVPGPSPIDR
- a CDS encoding class I SAM-dependent methyltransferase: MSSSVPETAAPSAAGTGSTPSDVADGAAMYTRKALRKYDAILHVNTRWVWRCHHDEILRRYQAAVGAKHLEIGVGSGECPDRARFPVAEPDLTLLDLNPYTLEFASERLARYAPRAVRADALEPLERAGVPAGVFDSVAVNLVLHCVPGDLHAKRAVLENAAAAARSGGTVVGSTVLAAGVPRTPYARRRMRKLNERGIFHNSADSLSDLAKVLGSTFADFDLDVRGCMALFTATTA